A part of Oncorhynchus clarkii lewisi isolate Uvic-CL-2024 chromosome 17, UVic_Ocla_1.0, whole genome shotgun sequence genomic DNA contains:
- the LOC139371434 gene encoding poly(rC)-binding protein 2-like, with protein MQQSPFPMGPNNTGFQGGMDASAQTSSHEMTIPNDLIGCIIGRQGSKINEIRQMSGAQIKIANPVDGSADRQVTITGSAASISLAEYLINARLSSEATGLATN; from the exons ATGCAGCAGAGCCCCTTTCCCATGGGCCCCAACAACACGGGGTTCCAAG GAGGGATGGATGCGTCTGCCCAGACCAGCTCCCATGAGATGACCATTCCAAATGAT tTGATTGGCTGCATAATCGGTCGCCAGGGTTCTAAGATCAATGAGATCCGCCAGATGTCGGGTGCCCAGATAAAGATCGCCAACCCCGTGGATGGCTCCGCAGACAGACAGGTCACCATCACTGGTTCTGCTGCCTCCATCAGCCTGGCAGAGTACCTCATCAACGCCAG GCTCTCATCTGAAGCAACAGGACTGGCGACCAACTGA